Proteins co-encoded in one Dokdonella sp. genomic window:
- a CDS encoding acetylglutamate kinase, protein METHRQTRQTIVRLLSSMASAKEISQYLKRFSQVDAKRFAVVKVGGAVLRDDLEALTSSLAFLQEVGLTPIVVHGAGPQLDEELAAAGIEKHTVNGLRVTSPAALAIVRRVFQAQNLKLVEALQESDARATSIMSGVFEADYLDRDTYGLVGQVTRVNLAPIEASLNAGSIPVIASMGETSGGQILNVNADFAANELVQVLQPYKIIFLTGTGGLLDDQGKVIDSINLSTEYEHLIAQPWINGGMRVKIEQIKDLLDRLPLTSSVSITKPAELAKELFTHKGSGTLVRRGEKVQCATSWSDLDLARMRSLIESSFGRTLVDNYFERTRLHRAYVSENYRAALILTEEEGIAYLDKFAVLDDAQGEGLGRAVWQVMREDNPRLFWRSRHGNSVNPFYYAESDGCWKQEKWKVFWYGIDDFDLIRRCVEHCAQRPPTLLG, encoded by the coding sequence ATGGAAACGCATAGGCAGACGCGGCAGACGATCGTGCGCCTGCTGTCGAGCATGGCCAGCGCGAAGGAAATCTCGCAGTATCTCAAGCGCTTCTCGCAGGTCGATGCGAAGCGCTTCGCCGTGGTCAAGGTTGGCGGCGCCGTGCTGCGCGACGATCTGGAAGCGCTGACCTCGTCACTGGCCTTCCTGCAGGAAGTCGGCCTCACGCCAATCGTCGTGCACGGCGCCGGTCCGCAGCTCGACGAGGAACTTGCCGCTGCCGGCATCGAAAAACACACCGTCAACGGCCTGCGCGTGACCTCGCCCGCGGCGCTGGCCATCGTGCGTCGCGTCTTCCAGGCGCAGAACCTCAAGTTGGTCGAGGCCCTGCAGGAGTCCGACGCACGCGCGACCTCGATCATGTCCGGCGTATTCGAGGCGGACTACCTCGACCGCGACACCTACGGGCTCGTCGGTCAGGTCACTCGCGTCAATCTGGCGCCGATCGAAGCCAGCCTCAACGCCGGCTCGATCCCGGTCATCGCCAGCATGGGTGAAACCAGCGGCGGACAGATCCTCAACGTCAACGCCGATTTCGCCGCCAACGAGCTCGTGCAGGTGCTGCAGCCATACAAGATCATCTTCCTGACCGGCACCGGCGGCCTGCTCGACGACCAGGGCAAGGTGATCGATTCGATCAACCTGTCCACCGAGTACGAGCACCTCATTGCGCAGCCGTGGATCAACGGCGGCATGCGCGTGAAGATCGAGCAGATCAAGGACCTGCTCGATCGGCTGCCGCTGACTTCCTCGGTTTCGATCACCAAGCCCGCGGAACTGGCCAAGGAGTTGTTCACGCACAAGGGCTCGGGAACTCTCGTGCGTCGTGGCGAGAAGGTGCAGTGCGCGACCTCGTGGAGCGACCTCGATCTCGCACGCATGCGTTCGCTGATCGAATCGAGCTTCGGCCGGACCCTCGTCGACAACTATTTCGAGCGCACACGCCTGCACCGCGCCTATGTCAGCGAAAACTACCGTGCGGCGCTGATCCTCACCGAGGAGGAAGGCATCGCCTATCTCGACAAGTTCGCCGTGCTCGATGATGCCCAGGGCGAGGGCCTTGGCCGCGCGGTCTGGCAGGTCATGCGCGAGGACAATCCGCGTCTGTTCTGGCGCTCGCGCCATGGCAATTCAGTCAATCCGTTCTACTACGCCGAATCGGATGGCTGCTGGAAGCAGGAGAAATGGAAGGTGTTCTGGTACGGCATCGATGACTTCGACCTGATCCGCCGCTGCGTCGAGCACTGCGCGCAACGGCCGCCGACCCTGCTCGGCTGA
- the argC gene encoding N-acetyl-gamma-glutamyl-phosphate reductase, producing the protein MTAKKNLGIVGARGHTGAELIRLVAGHSQLALAFVSSRELDGQRVSDHVGWFSGDLRYENLDAGAVAAKGADAVVLALPNGKASGYVQALDSVAADTVIVDLSADHRFDDRWYYGLPELTRGQYRGQRRIANPGCYATAMQLAIAPLAGCLAGPPQCFGVSGYSGAGTTPSDKNDIAKLRDNLMPYALVDHLHEREVSRQLGLPVEFIPHVAPHFRGITMTVNLWLQEPMTREAIRGRYVERYADEPLVAVVDDAPWVSRIAGRHGVEIGGFAVAPGGRRVVIVATLDNLLKGAATQAMQNLNLALGFDEFAGIPLQHEGEAAA; encoded by the coding sequence ATGACCGCGAAGAAGAATCTCGGCATCGTCGGCGCACGCGGCCATACCGGCGCGGAGCTGATCCGACTGGTCGCCGGTCATTCGCAGCTCGCCCTGGCGTTCGTCTCGTCACGCGAGCTGGATGGCCAGCGTGTGTCCGATCATGTCGGATGGTTCAGTGGCGATCTTCGCTACGAGAATCTCGATGCGGGCGCAGTCGCGGCGAAAGGGGCCGATGCGGTCGTGCTGGCCCTGCCGAACGGCAAGGCCAGCGGCTACGTGCAGGCGCTCGACAGCGTCGCCGCGGATACGGTGATCGTCGACCTGTCAGCCGATCATCGCTTCGACGACCGCTGGTACTACGGTCTGCCAGAACTGACCCGCGGGCAGTATCGCGGCCAGCGCCGTATCGCCAATCCGGGCTGCTATGCGACGGCGATGCAGTTGGCGATTGCGCCGCTCGCCGGTTGCCTGGCCGGACCGCCGCAATGCTTCGGCGTGTCCGGTTACTCGGGCGCGGGCACCACGCCGTCGGACAAGAACGACATCGCCAAGCTGCGCGACAACCTCATGCCGTACGCCCTGGTCGATCATCTGCACGAGCGCGAGGTTTCGCGCCAGCTCGGCCTGCCGGTCGAGTTCATCCCGCATGTCGCGCCGCACTTCCGCGGCATCACGATGACGGTCAATCTGTGGTTGCAGGAGCCGATGACGCGCGAGGCGATCCGCGGGCGCTACGTTGAACGCTATGCGGACGAACCGCTGGTCGCGGTCGTCGACGACGCCCCCTGGGTCAGCCGCATCGCCGGCCGTCATGGCGTCGAGATCGGCGGTTTTGCGGTTGCGCCGGGCGGACGTCGCGTGGTCATCGTCGCCACCCTCGACAACCTGCTCAAGGGCGCCGCCACCCAGGCGATGCAGAACCTCAATCTCGCGCTCGGCTTCGATGAGTTCGCGGGGATTCCACTGCAACACGAAGGGGAGGCCGCGGCATGA
- a CDS encoding argininosuccinate lyase: MSGLLWQKSGVEVDARIMRFLAGDDVILDREFFLYDIEASKAHVEGLARIGIVAADEAVALARELDTLATDFRSGAFVLDERHEDGHSAIEARLTERLGDPGRRVHTGRSRNDQILVATRLWLKAKLDELGATCRTIAATCLDRAARESLPMPGYTHIQRAVVSSTAMWFAGFAEAFIDDAWRARQTLDLVDANPLGTAAGYGVNLPLDRAHTTMRLGFARMQVSPIYAQLSRGKFEIAALDALGAATLDLRRLAWDLSLFTTAEFGFVTLPTRYTTGSSIMPNKRNPDVVELMRATHASVAAARAEIDNLLSLPSGYQRDLQLGKGSIVHGFGRGLAALALLPDLIAGFDWNEAAMRAAIEPSMHATDVAIEAAIAGVPFREAYRAAADSGTGSGAGRTAESSLNARTSPGSGHDLRLDELRARLAALS, encoded by the coding sequence ATGAGCGGATTGCTCTGGCAGAAGTCCGGCGTCGAGGTCGACGCGCGCATCATGCGTTTCCTCGCCGGCGACGACGTGATCCTCGATCGCGAGTTTTTCCTTTACGACATCGAGGCGAGCAAGGCGCATGTCGAGGGGCTGGCGCGCATCGGCATCGTGGCAGCCGACGAGGCCGTGGCACTCGCGCGCGAGCTCGACACATTGGCGACAGACTTCCGTAGTGGCGCTTTCGTTCTCGATGAGCGCCACGAGGACGGCCATTCGGCGATCGAGGCGCGCCTGACCGAACGTCTCGGCGACCCCGGCCGGCGCGTGCACACCGGGCGCAGCCGCAACGACCAGATCCTTGTCGCGACGCGGCTGTGGCTGAAGGCGAAGCTCGATGAACTCGGCGCGACCTGTCGCACGATTGCCGCAACGTGCCTCGACCGGGCCGCGCGCGAATCACTGCCCATGCCCGGTTACACGCACATCCAGCGCGCCGTGGTGTCGTCGACGGCGATGTGGTTCGCCGGTTTCGCCGAAGCCTTCATCGACGACGCCTGGCGCGCCCGCCAGACCCTCGACCTGGTCGACGCCAATCCACTCGGCACGGCGGCGGGATATGGCGTCAACCTGCCGCTCGATCGCGCCCACACCACCATGCGCCTCGGCTTCGCGCGCATGCAGGTCAGCCCGATCTATGCCCAGCTCTCGCGGGGCAAGTTCGAGATTGCCGCGCTTGATGCACTCGGCGCGGCCACACTCGACCTGCGCCGCCTGGCCTGGGATCTGTCGTTGTTCACGACTGCGGAGTTCGGCTTCGTGACGCTGCCCACCCGCTACACCACGGGCAGCTCGATCATGCCGAACAAGCGAAACCCCGATGTCGTCGAACTGATGCGCGCGACCCACGCCAGCGTCGCTGCCGCGCGCGCGGAGATCGACAACCTGCTGTCGTTGCCCTCCGGCTACCAGCGCGACCTCCAGCTCGGCAAGGGTTCGATCGTGCACGGCTTCGGCCGCGGCCTCGCCGCGCTCGCCCTGTTGCCCGACCTGATTGCCGGGTTCGATTGGAACGAAGCGGCGATGCGCGCCGCGATCGAGCCATCGATGCATGCCACCGACGTCGCCATCGAGGCGGCGATCGCCGGCGTGCCGTTCCGCGAGGCCTACCGCGCCGCCGCCGATTCCGGCACGGGCAGTGGCGCAGGGCGCACAGCCGAATCAAGCCTCAACGCGCGCACCTCGCCCGGCTCAGGCCACGACCTGCGCCTCGACGAACTGCGCGCGCGCCTGGCGGCGTTGTCGTGA
- the proB gene encoding glutamate 5-kinase: MTPHRFSEQALPHWRRAVLKVGSSLLAANGGGLSPRHALGLAQFVSASLAAGREVVVVSSGAVAAGRAIVPRAAEAGAAMAARQALAALGQAQLIGLWQRFFERPVAQVLLTHDDLRNRRRYLNARATLNELLRLGTLPVVNENDTVSVDELKLGDNDNLAAIVAALVDAEVLFIATDIDGLYSADPRIDAHARAIDEVAALGPEIFAMAGGSGSAAGTGGMRTKLEAASKAAAAGIETILFNGTDAEAVRLLGQGRLRGTRLRAGQTRVAARKYWLRHVPAVPGAIIVDTGAVRALVDKGASLLPGGVTGTEGEFARGDMVEIRCRDEAGERTVARGVSQYSAVDIRRIARRHTRDIDGVLGYNYGENIVHRDDMVLL, from the coding sequence ATGACACCGCATCGCTTCAGCGAACAGGCCCTGCCGCACTGGCGCCGCGCCGTACTCAAGGTCGGCAGCAGCCTGCTCGCCGCCAACGGCGGCGGGTTGAGTCCGCGCCATGCCCTCGGACTCGCACAGTTCGTGTCGGCCAGCCTGGCGGCCGGACGCGAAGTCGTGGTCGTTTCGTCCGGCGCGGTGGCAGCCGGCCGTGCGATCGTGCCGAGAGCAGCCGAAGCCGGCGCGGCAATGGCAGCGCGGCAGGCGCTTGCGGCACTCGGCCAGGCCCAACTGATCGGGCTCTGGCAACGCTTCTTCGAACGTCCGGTCGCGCAGGTTCTGCTGACCCACGACGACCTGCGCAACCGCCGCCGCTACCTCAATGCGCGCGCCACGCTCAACGAACTGTTGCGCCTCGGTACGCTGCCGGTGGTCAATGAGAACGACACCGTGTCGGTGGATGAGCTGAAACTCGGCGACAACGACAACCTTGCCGCGATCGTCGCCGCCCTCGTCGATGCCGAGGTGCTGTTCATCGCCACCGACATCGATGGTTTGTACAGTGCCGATCCGCGTATCGATGCCCACGCGCGCGCGATCGACGAAGTCGCCGCACTCGGGCCGGAGATTTTCGCCATGGCTGGCGGCAGTGGCAGTGCGGCTGGAACCGGCGGCATGCGCACCAAGCTCGAGGCGGCTTCCAAGGCCGCAGCCGCCGGCATAGAGACGATCCTCTTCAATGGCACCGACGCCGAAGCCGTGCGCCTGCTCGGCCAGGGCCGCCTGCGCGGCACGCGCCTGCGCGCCGGACAAACGCGCGTCGCTGCGCGCAAGTACTGGTTGCGCCATGTGCCGGCGGTGCCGGGCGCGATCATCGTCGATACCGGCGCGGTGCGTGCCCTCGTCGACAAGGGGGCGTCGCTGTTGCCCGGCGGCGTGACCGGCACCGAAGGCGAGTTCGCGCGCGGCGACATGGTCGAGATCCGCTGCCGTGACGAGGCTGGTGAACGCACGGTCGCGCGCGGCGTGAGCCAGTATTCGGCGGTCGACATCCGCCGCATCGCGCGCCGGCACACCCGCGACATTGATGGCGTGCTCGGTTACAACTACGGCGAGAACATCGTCCATCGCGACGACATGGTGCTGCTGTGA
- a CDS encoding glutamate-5-semialdehyde dehydrogenase — MSASTIRSEAIACREAARVLARMSAAEKCALLLAMAAALEADATVILAANAEDMLDARGKGVAPAMLDRLRLDETRLAGIAAAVREVAALPDPVGIVTRRETRPNGLLVERVRVPLGVVAMIYEARPNVTADAAALCIKAGNGVILRGGSEALHSNTAIATALRRALVEAGVDGAALTLVTDLRRETMVEMLQLADIVDLAIPRGGEGLIRFVAEHARVPVIKHYKGVCHLYVDRAADIELALGLLVDGKTTRPSACNSLETLLVHAGIAAEFLPAAATELGARGVELRGCARTQDILPFVRAADPADYAAEYLDLVIAVRVVDDLDDAIAHIVEYGSDHTEVIATQDESAARRFIEALRSAVVMVNASSRFSDGGELGLGAEIGISTTRLHAYGPMGAEALTIERFVVRGVGQVRHSLSLGIGE, encoded by the coding sequence ATGAGTGCCTCGACGATCCGTAGCGAAGCCATCGCCTGCCGCGAGGCCGCGCGCGTGCTCGCGCGCATGAGCGCGGCGGAGAAATGTGCATTGCTGCTGGCCATGGCCGCGGCGCTCGAAGCCGATGCCACGGTGATCCTGGCGGCCAACGCCGAAGATATGTTGGATGCTCGGGGCAAGGGCGTTGCCCCGGCCATGCTTGATCGCCTGCGCCTCGACGAAACGCGCCTCGCCGGCATCGCCGCGGCCGTGCGCGAGGTCGCCGCGTTGCCCGATCCGGTCGGGATCGTGACGCGCCGCGAGACGCGCCCGAATGGGCTCCTCGTCGAACGCGTGCGCGTGCCACTCGGTGTAGTCGCGATGATCTACGAGGCGCGCCCGAACGTGACCGCCGACGCCGCCGCGCTGTGCATCAAGGCTGGCAACGGGGTAATCCTGCGAGGCGGGTCCGAAGCACTGCATTCGAATACCGCGATCGCCACGGCCTTGCGACGCGCGCTGGTCGAGGCCGGTGTGGATGGTGCCGCGCTGACCCTGGTCACCGATCTCCGGCGCGAGACCATGGTCGAGATGTTGCAGCTGGCCGACATTGTCGACCTCGCCATTCCGCGCGGGGGTGAAGGCCTGATCCGCTTCGTCGCCGAGCACGCGCGCGTGCCGGTGATCAAGCACTACAAGGGCGTGTGCCATTTGTACGTCGACCGCGCCGCAGACATCGAACTCGCGCTCGGCCTGCTGGTTGATGGAAAGACCACGCGACCGAGCGCCTGCAATTCACTGGAGACCCTGCTCGTGCATGCCGGCATCGCCGCGGAGTTCCTGCCCGCGGCAGCAACCGAGCTCGGTGCACGCGGTGTCGAACTACGCGGTTGCGCGCGCACACAGGACATTCTGCCGTTCGTGCGCGCCGCGGACCCGGCCGACTACGCGGCCGAGTACCTCGATCTCGTCATCGCCGTGCGCGTCGTCGACGATCTGGATGATGCGATCGCGCACATCGTGGAGTACGGCTCCGACCACACCGAAGTCATCGCCACCCAGGACGAGTCCGCCGCGCGGCGCTTCATCGAGGCGCTGCGCTCGGCCGTGGTCATGGTCAATGCCTCCTCGCGCTTCAGCGACGGCGGCGAACTCGGCCTGGGCGCCGAGATCGGCATCTCGACCACGCGCCTGCACGCCTACGGCCCGATGGGTGCGGAGGCGCTGACGATCGAGCGCTTTGTCGTGCGTGGGGTGGGGCAGGTGAGGCATTCGTTGAGCCTGGGGATTGGGGAATAG
- a CDS encoding PIG-L family deacetylase: MASFTAAPAFEAGHRLLVLAPHPDDETLVTGELLQRARVAGAEVRVVIATDGDDNPWPQRWIERRWHIDASARRRWGKRRREESLRALDVLGVPRAAVHHLGWGDGSLTGRLIGDANAEDELADVIATFAPTHVAVPVLDDRHPDHSALRVLAELAWATRRVAPAQRLGFVVHACARVATRTAAHGPLLKRKLEALGMHTSQLALSAKRMHGIAMREECFDTSVPFMHLSDGGFSLPLRGPHLRARELLIIATIGRWAWRGRLRLRHGSSTLRLESAGAAPLEGRIDCRRGRADFTFTGCAPECVFAKLHRRGRRLLIFDTEGWHAFGGVPVVEHP, translated from the coding sequence ATGGCGTCGTTTACGGCAGCACCCGCGTTCGAGGCGGGGCATCGCCTGCTCGTGCTGGCGCCGCACCCGGATGACGAGACCCTGGTCACCGGCGAGCTGCTCCAGCGTGCGCGGGTAGCCGGTGCCGAGGTACGCGTGGTGATCGCCACCGATGGTGATGACAACCCATGGCCGCAGCGCTGGATCGAGCGACGCTGGCACATCGACGCGTCGGCACGTCGGCGCTGGGGAAAGCGGCGACGCGAGGAATCTCTGCGCGCGCTCGACGTGCTCGGGGTGCCGCGTGCGGCCGTGCATCATCTCGGTTGGGGTGACGGCAGCCTGACTGGGCGACTCATCGGCGATGCGAACGCCGAAGACGAACTCGCCGATGTCATCGCCACGTTCGCGCCGACTCATGTCGCCGTGCCGGTGCTCGACGATCGCCATCCGGACCACAGTGCGTTGCGGGTGCTTGCCGAACTCGCCTGGGCGACGCGACGCGTCGCGCCCGCGCAGCGTCTCGGCTTCGTCGTGCATGCCTGCGCGCGCGTGGCAACGCGCACAGCCGCGCATGGCCCCTTGCTGAAGCGCAAGCTCGAAGCCTTGGGCATGCACACTTCGCAACTCGCATTGAGCGCGAAGCGCATGCACGGCATTGCCATGCGCGAGGAATGTTTCGATACGTCCGTGCCGTTCATGCACCTTTCCGACGGCGGGTTCTCCTTGCCATTGCGTGGCCCGCATCTGCGCGCGCGGGAGTTGCTGATCATCGCAACGATCGGTAGGTGGGCGTGGCGCGGCCGCCTGCGTCTGCGCCACGGCAGCAGCACGCTGCGCCTGGAATCCGCCGGCGCCGCGCCGCTCGAAGGGCGCATTGATTGCCGGCGCGGACGGGCTGACTTCACCTTCACCGGCTGCGCCCCCGAATGCGTCTTCGCCAAACTGCACCGGCGCGGCCGGCGCCTGCTGATCTTCGATACTGAAGGCTGGCATGCCTTCGGTGGCGTACCCGTTGTGGAGCATCCATGA
- the tadA gene encoding tRNA adenosine(34) deaminase TadA, with translation MSDPVSPPPPFDAADAAWMRRALELAAHARDVDGEVPVGAVLVVDGEAIGEGWNRNIGLHDASAHAEILALRAAGQRLGNHRLPGSTLYATLEPCAMCAMALIHARVARVVYAANDPKTGAAGSVFDTLVSPLHNHRVIVESGLYADESATLLRDFFRGRR, from the coding sequence ATGAGCGATCCCGTATCGCCCCCGCCGCCGTTCGACGCCGCTGACGCGGCATGGATGCGCCGCGCACTCGAACTCGCCGCGCATGCGCGCGACGTCGATGGCGAGGTGCCGGTCGGCGCGGTGCTGGTCGTCGATGGCGAGGCCATCGGCGAGGGCTGGAACCGCAATATCGGTTTGCATGACGCCAGTGCGCATGCCGAGATCCTCGCCCTGCGTGCCGCGGGGCAGCGCCTCGGCAACCACCGTCTGCCCGGTTCGACGCTGTACGCCACGCTCGAACCCTGCGCGATGTGTGCAATGGCCCTCATCCACGCCCGCGTCGCCCGCGTCGTCTACGCTGCGAACGACCCGAAGACCGGCGCCGCCGGCAGCGTCTTCGACACTCTCGTGTCGCCGCTGCACAACCATCGCGTCATCGTCGAATCGGGCCTTTACGCCGACGAGAGCGCGACCTTGCTGCGCGATTTCTTTCGCGGAAGGAGATAG
- a CDS encoding cyanophycinase, whose product MPAKLAPEHTRGAIIACGELRADPRTLALLTRILAHAAESPRIVLVRAVDGEDDDTELETLLYAAGTTNPHRFDLATRAAAENRELLDLVEQADLVVLDAVQPLRLSTVIGGTSLARLLRRRNASGMVVCGIGAGAAVLCEHMLAAGAPGPTPRMGGSSLAPGLGLTNRVVIDQGGHASDRLGRLLAALALNPFALGLGIDAATVAVIGPDNVLDVLGHGGVTLIDPSEMSDSNAAELDHGAPIRITNLRLHSLTAGARYDLDFRRAIG is encoded by the coding sequence GTGCCCGCCAAACTTGCCCCGGAACACACGCGCGGCGCGATCATCGCCTGCGGCGAACTTCGTGCAGACCCACGCACCCTGGCCCTGCTCACCCGTATCCTCGCCCATGCCGCCGAATCGCCACGCATCGTACTGGTGCGCGCCGTCGACGGCGAGGACGACGACACCGAACTGGAAACCCTGCTGTACGCCGCAGGCACCACGAATCCACACCGCTTCGACCTGGCTACACGCGCTGCCGCGGAGAACCGTGAATTGCTCGACCTCGTCGAACAGGCCGACCTGGTCGTCCTCGATGCCGTTCAACCATTGCGCCTCAGCACCGTGATCGGCGGCACCTCGCTCGCTCGCCTGCTGCGCCGGCGCAATGCCTCGGGCATGGTCGTCTGCGGGATCGGCGCCGGTGCCGCCGTGCTGTGCGAGCACATGCTTGCCGCCGGTGCACCGGGGCCGACGCCGCGCATGGGTGGCAGCTCTCTGGCGCCCGGCCTCGGCCTGACCAACCGCGTCGTCATCGACCAGGGCGGTCATGCCAGCGACCGCCTCGGCCGCCTGCTCGCCGCACTCGCGCTCAATCCGTTCGCGCTCGGACTCGGCATCGACGCGGCGACCGTCGCCGTGATCGGCCCGGACAACGTGCTCGACGTGCTCGGCCACGGCGGAGTCACCCTGATCGACCCGAGCGAGATGAGCGATTCCAACGCCGCCGAACTCGACCACGGCGCACCGATCCGCATCACCAACCTGCGCCTGCACTCACTCACCGCCGGCGCGCGCTACGACCTCGACTTTCGGCGGGCGATTGGGTGA